From Thamnophis elegans isolate rThaEle1 chromosome 12, rThaEle1.pri, whole genome shotgun sequence, one genomic window encodes:
- the PPP1R13L gene encoding relA-associated inhibitor, with protein MASQDLTSSAQELLDLTFQSLACKHMDLKQLELDTAAAKVDELSKQLESLWTDHPGPPVLPSLVADRYSSLSSPDLLTMDVRAASPLHLRKSPTWDLTEPSLSPYSSSPSQLLAPKPTLGRPSSPRPSFFLQSEVDWSPSRPKVMAVPYEGLPGPGAHGGSPRSLRPAGLPERQFDYRPFAATGGWGGRAGSPRLPGESAMSQAFFPERGPSPRPPLPPPYESHSLYPSAPGSFWAQDDLAMRRRAPKSWNETDLDMAYEKKAPHPVGYERVDAHTSLRQSAAGLPLAPWKESSLDGGWAGKEEHYGMNSATLPRNYKVSALAGERRPDSSFRRSLAANQAGTLPRNWQPISRIPMPPPAPQGGILPRRHKPLPLSMIFRLQNAFWESGAAGGKLGLPPGPVGSPLALRSLQKLLQQPFAPAQGPFRPVQLSSEGSASPRATAMPAERIVPILLTPSEAEPELESLLPGSEPAEMEDLARPLSPTRLQPVLPPEAQTVPEFEEVARVLAEMPRPLKRRGSMEQNPSPALLPPHKKQYQQIISRLFHQQPRKEVAAPVGNPPSQPDLSPIIEATEQKGAPATPTASPAMTPPPAPESPATLSPMPSPEKRSALRKVSSPRKRTTKKARLNPLVLLLDTALTGELEVVKEAVKELNDPSQPNDEGITALHNAICGANYSIVDFLINIGANVNSPDSHGWTPLHCAASCNDTAICVALVKHGAAIFATTFSDGSLAIEKCDPYREGYNECFSYLAEVEQNMGLMNNGVVYALWDYSAEFGDELSFREGEMVTVLRRDGQEEQDWWWASLYGQEGYVPKNYFGLFPRVRPQQQKT; from the exons ATGGCCAGCCAAGACCTCACCAGCAGCGCCCAGGAGCTCCTGGATCTCACCTTCCAAT CTCTGGCTTGCAAGCACATGGACCTCAAGCAGCTGGAGCTGGACACGGCCGCGGCCAAAGTGGACGAGCTCTCCAAGCAGCTGGAGTCACTCTGGACGGACCATCCCGGGCCGCCTGTCCTGCCATCCCTG GTGGCCGACAGGTACAGCTCCCTCTCCTCCCCGGACCTGCTGACGATGGACGTCCGGGCTGCCTCCCCCCTGCACCTGCGGAAGAGCCCCACCTGGGACCTCACGGAGCCCAGCTTGTCCCCCTACAGCTCCTCGCCCAGCCAGCTTCTGGCCCCCAAGCCCACCCTGGGGCGCCCCTCCTCCCCCCGGCCTTCCTTCTTCCTGCAGTCAGAGGTGGACTGGAGCCCCTCCAGGCCCAAAGTCATGGCCGTCCCTTATGAGGGCCTGCCTGGCCCCGGGGCCCACGGCGGCTCCCCTCGCTCCCTCCGACCTGCCGGCCTTCCGGAGCGCCAGTTTGACTACCGTCCGTTTGCTGCCACCGGCGGGTGGGGGGGCCGGGCCGGCTCTCCGCGGCTGCCCGGAGAAAGCGCCATGTCCCAGGCCTTCTTCCCAGAGCGAGGACCCTCTCCGCGCCCCCCTCTCCCGCCCCCCTACGAGAGCCACAGCCTGTATCCTTCGGCACCAGGCTCCTTCTGGGCCCAAG ACGACCTGGCGATGCGCAGGAGGGCCCCGAAAAGCTGGAACGAAACGGATCTGGACATGGCGTACGAAAAGAAGGCGCCGCACCCTGTGGGCTACGAGC gTGTGGATGCACACACAAGCCTTCGCCAGAGCGCGGCTGGGCTGCCCCTGGCTCCCTGGAAGGAGTCCAGCCTGGATGGGGGCTGGGCAGGCAAG gAGGAGCATTACGGGATGAACAGTGCCACCTTGCCCAGGAACTACAAGGTCTCGGCCCTGGCTGGCGAGAGGCGCCCTGACAGCTCCTTCCGCCGCTCCCTGGCTGCCAACCAGGCTGGCACCTTGCCCCGCAACTGGCAGCCCATCTCCCGCATTCCCATGCCCCCACCTGCCCCACAGGGCGGCATCCTCCCCAGGCGCCACAAGCCGCTGCCCCTCTCCATGATCTTCCGGCTGCAGAATGCCTTCTGGGAGTCCGGCGCAGCGGGCGGCAAACTCGGGCTGCCCCCGGGGCCAGTGGGGTCTCCGTTGGCCCTGCGCTCCCTACAGAAGCTGCTGCAACAGCCGTTCGCCCCAGCACAGGGGCCCTTCCGGCCGGTGCAGCTCAGCAGCGAAG GCAGTGCCAGCCCAAGAGCCACGGCGATGCCAGCTGAGCGCATCGTGCCCATCCTCCTGACGCCGAGCGAAGCGGAGCCCGAGCTGGAGAGCCTCTTGCCGGGCAGTGAGCCGGCCGAGATGGAGGACCTGGCCCGGCCCCTCAGCCCCACCCGGCTGCAGCCGGTCCTGCCCCCCGAGGCCCAGACGGTGCCCGAGTTCGAGGAAGTGGCCCGGGTGCTGGCGGAGATGCCTCGGCCCCTGAAGCGCCGGGGCTCCATGGAGCAGAACCCCAGCCCGGCCCTGCTGCCCCCCCACAAGAAACAGTACCAGCAGATCATCAGCCGCCTCTTCCACCAGCAGCCCCGCAAGGAGGTGGCTGCGCCCGTGGGGAACCCCCCCTCCCAGCCGGACCTCTCGCCCATCATTGAGGCCACGGAGCAGAAGGGGGCCCCGGCCACCCCAACCGCCAGCCCTGCCATGACCCCCCCGCCGGCACCAGAGAGCCCGGCCACTCTCTCTCCAATGCCCAGCCCG GAGAAGCGTTCGGCGCTGCGCAAGGTCTCTTCCCCCCGGAAACGGACGACCAAGAAAGCGCGGCTCAACCCCCTGGTGCTGCTGCTGGACACGGCCCTGACAGGAGAGCTGGAGGTGGTCAAGGAGGCGGTGAAGGAG CTGAACGACCCGAGCCAGCCGAACGACGAGGGCATCACCGCCCTGCACAATGCCATCTGTGGGGCCAACTACAGCATTGTGGACTTCCTGATCAACATCGGGGCCAACGTCAATTCCCCAGACAGCCACGGCTG GACCCCCCTGCACTGTGCAGCTTCTTGCAACGACACGGCCATCTGCGTGGCTCTGGTGAAGCACGGGGCCGCCATCTTTGCCACCACGTTCAGCGACGGGAGCCTGGCCATCGAGAAGTGCGACCCATATCGAGAAGGCTACAACGAGTGCTTCAGCTACCTGGCAG AGGTGGAGCAGAACATGGGGCTGATGAATAACGGGGTGGTCTACGCCCTGTGGGACTACAGTGCTGAATTCGGCGACGAGCTCTCCTTCCGCGAGGGCGAGATGGTCACTGTGCTGCGCCGGGATGGCCAGGAGGAGCAGGACTGGTGGTGGGCCTCTCTCTACGGCCAGGAGGGCTACGTGCCCAAGAATTACTTTGGG CTGTTCCCCAGAGTGAGGCCCCAGCAACAGAAGACGTAA